The window CCCGACGTCTTCGGGTCGGACTTGAGGCGGCGCGTCGTCTGCCAGCCGTCGAGGACCGGCATCGAGAGGTCCATCACGATGACGGTCGGTCGCCGCGCCCGCACGCGCTCGAGCGCCTCCGCGCCGTCCTTCGCCTCCTCCACGCGGTAGCCCGCCTCCGCGATGTTCGAGGCGTAGAGCAGACGGTTGTCGTCCGAGTCGTCGACGACGAGGACCGTCGGCGCGTCCGGCGCCGCGCTCGCGCCCGCGCGCGCGGCGAGCGCGCGGCGGATCGCGTCGACGAGGAGGAAGCGCGCGGAGGTCTTCGCGACGAAGCCGTCACATCCCGCCGCGAGCGCGTCGCGGCGCGCGGTCGGGCGCTCGTCGGCGCTCACGACGACGATCACCGTCGCGCCGCGCGTCGCTCGCACCGCGCGCGCGAGGTCGAGGCCGTCGCCGTCGGGGAGACGGCGATCGAGCACGAGGACGGCGGGCCGCTCCACGATGCGATGCGCGGCGTCGGCGAGCGTCGCCGCCTCCGTCACGAGGAAGCCGTCGCTTCGAAGCATGTCGGCGTAGAGGGCGCGGGCGGTCGGGTCGTCCTCGACCAAGAGGGCCCGGAGGCCGACCTGCGGCCTGAGCCCCGAAGACGCAGCAGCTTTCATCGCCTCAGCGGCGTGCACGTCGTGTTCCGCTCGGGATACTCGCGCTTCGCGCCTTCGTGCCACGGTGCGTGCGTGACGACTTGCCACACGCCGGGACGACGCGTGCACTCGTGCCACACCTCAGTCGCGGAGGCTCTCGAGGTCGCGGACGAGCTCGCTGAATGCGAGGGGCGTGAGCGCGCCCAGCTCCACC is drawn from Labilithrix sp. and contains these coding sequences:
- a CDS encoding response regulator, which gives rise to MKAAASSGLRPQVGLRALLVEDDPTARALYADMLRSDGFLVTEAATLADAAHRIVERPAVLVLDRRLPDGDGLDLARAVRATRGATVIVVVSADERPTARRDALAAGCDGFVAKTSARFLLVDAIRRALAARAGASAAPDAPTVLVVDDSDDNRLLYASNIAEAGYRVEEAKDGAEALERVRARRPTVIVMDLSMPVLDGWQTTRRLKSDPKTSGILIIAITAHTTMLGLRQATDAGADAVLTKPCLPRDLIGVIESLMPDEEPAAVG